TATACAACTTACGATAGGATTGCATTCAAAATTTAACTGAAGTAAAGAAACGCAAGTTTGCATTTAAATTGCTGCAATGTAACTATAAGAAGAATAAATTGCATGCATGGCAACTTGCGAAAACAAAAGGATGAAGCATTGCAGAAGTTTGTTGGAGCAATTTAGAAGAGTAAAGTCATCTTCTTTTGGATAAAAACACTATTTCGTGGCCTTGGAGTGTTGCGCCTATTTTTGTGGACGTTTATGATCTCGTACCACTAACTACATTTCTGTTCAAGCCTACTAACAAAGTGGTCTTGTTAATAGCTCATTTGGCTTATATATCTATGAATGGGAAACAGAATATCACCCTCTCTAACAACAACATAGATGTCCAAAAAGTTTTATTTAATACTCAATTTCTtattagtattaaaaaaaaaaaaaattgcatgtaTGACAATGTGGAAAGGGAGATATATGGTCAAGGAGAGTAAAAAGCCTTGatctctcttaaaaaaaatgaaaaaaaggactCTGTCTGGGAGTGTAGGGGCTGAGCCTAGACATAGAAAAAAGGTGGGGGGGAATGAAATGACCATCTTGTTGATGCCTTCAGGTATATTCTCCCGCACTAGTGTAAGAGTCACACTCTCGGACAGAGAACATTTccctctaaaaaaaataaaaaataaaatcttcatttataaTGTTTGTTAGAGCTTGTAGACTAAAACTTGAGTATCTTGATATccattaatttttcatttttgctaATTTGATTCCAATACTAGTTACCTCTTGTAAATTTCTATGAAGTAATATATAGGAAAAGTCTTACACACGGTCTTTTTCAagtcctttattttatttggtggaGAAGATTATTTGGCATTCTAATCATTGAGGATTTTTTCTTTCCcgtaaaattataaaatttagtGACTAATCTCAAGCATTTGATCAACCATTTATGTAATCTCTTTTCTCGTTTTTATAAGAATCTTTATTATTCACTTGTgctaattttttaaattgtggAAAAATTTTATAGTGCTATGTGGAAAAGTCAGATGCATGATTAGATGATGAGATAGATAAATATATCCAATATCCATTGAATTTGGGAGAAAACCCAACTGCCAcatgattattattataataggAAATTCTGCATCCTTAAAAATATGTTAGTTTCAAGTGTGGATCCACCCTagtacctttttcttttctttttttggtaagatgtCCATCCAATTACTCAAAGGAGGAAAAAGTCAAAAAGGGTTCTTCACTTGTAAACTTAGGCAATGAGTCACACAATTGCATTATTGAAATATAAAAATCATTGATATTCTTTGATAAAACAATTTTAATTAGGCCGACAAATTTGAGACCCCAATTGTGATGGAGAGAATGTTTATGCCAAAATCTAAAACACGGTGGATCAATCTTGACAGGGGAGCAAAAAAGGTTGGCATTGTATGTACAGGAATGAATTAGAAATATTTTACATACCCAGAAGAGGCACAGGGttgattttcttattctttattttaatattttctttgggCAGTCGGAAAACAGAGTTGATTAATTATTTAAAGGGGTGATCTGTGATCATATTTATTTAATGTTGATTTGTGATCATCTTTATTTAGTGAGTAATGGTTGACAATGTGTAGTATCACGGAATTCTAGAGAAGTTAAGGATTTTGACTCTTAAGCATGGGAATTTTAGATTGGAGAGATGATTACCAATGGTAAACCTTATGGGTTCTAAGTCTGAAATCAGAAAATAACATTTTCTTTGGTCAGGAGGTGGGTATAAGAATCCTCTGTGGTCAGGCAGTGAGTGACAGTGAGCATTCAAAAGGCTAGACTGCATGTCAAGACCCTCCTACCACTTGAATCTTCATTGCCATTCAATGCTTACCACGGAGGATTTGAACCCGGACATGGGGGAAGAATTCTTAAGAGAGTGGCTCATGCACTTGCATGGGGGCCAATAAGAGCACATCTGAAAACATCAACTGGGTGAACATTTCCACTTTTTATGGAGATGGATTGTTCATTTCACACAATATTGTGTCTGGACTCAATCCCTACAcacttgaacattttttttttttaatagaacattccaaaaagaaaattacaatgaAGAAACAATGTAAATAAACAAAGGTGGGGGGACAACTATCCCAACAAATGAAGCCCAATGTTGAAAACATAGACAACAACattaatataattaaaaatttacttttttatttttcttaggaTTGCTATAGAACTGATCATTAGGATTTTTCAGATCTATTTTAAGATCATGTAATTGGTTACTTCTAaactttttaccaaaaaaagaaaacttctaGACTCAAAAATATGTTTATTGtatttttagaaaagaaaatctttctcaTATCTCGTCTTTTGTCTAATTCAACGTGCAATGCACTAACCCTTGtcatgggtaattttgtaattcGAAATAAGCCGGCGGATATATACCATACCCGTGTGCATAgagattagagagagaaagagagaggcaaAGAGATAGGTAGTTTTCCTTGCATGTCTTCCCGGGCTTTTGGGAGACATTGACTCTTCAAAAGATAGCTAAAACTCCAACCTCCACAGCCTTAAAACAAACCCAACAAAATAATCTCCCATTGTTTAATCTCCTCTCTCCCACCACCTCACCTTTTCTTTCTCAAACATGCACCCCACGTTCTATTTTGGTTgacacaagaagaaaaaaaaagaaaaagaaaaactacacAAACCCAtctcaatcaatcaatcaatcatctCCACATTTGTGTCTAATTCACATAATCCACCAAACCAGAACAAAACAGCTtctaagctctctctctctctctttccttccttcAGGGAGATGGGTTTCTCTTCTATTCCCATATTTCCCTCTTCAACATAACTTCCACCACCATTTTGTTAGTTCTCTCTTTCCATCCCTCTAGTCTTTCCAACATTTATTGACATTCTTGTTTACGTCCTGAtcatcctttttcctttttctcttgaagcccacccacccacccccaccccccctcttCTCTAACTCACAATGGTTAGAGCATTTGAACAAGATCATACTATTCAGAAATCTAAGTCTTTCCACTTCAAAGGAATGTTTGAGATGACAGGACGCCAGGCTCAGAGCCTGATTATTGATAGTTACAAAGCAAGGTCAATGGTGGATGATCAGGTTACCTTTAGAAGTCAGGGATCCAAGACTTCATCTGACAAGGAGAATCAACCAATTGGGTCTGCACTGAATCGATCAAATGATGTTGCTCCCAAGTCACGCTTGGGAAGAGAAGGGGGAGGTGGCCAAGCCAAAGACAGGAACTCAGGTAACAATGCattttcattaatttcttcTCTCCATATTGTCTGGATTCAATGCGAAAATAATAATTCCACATGGGATGTAAATAGTCCGATGTGAAGGTTTATAGGTACTTGGACACCCTCTCCTTACGGGCTAGTTTGTTTTGACCGCAATGTGTCTCCGAGgattaaaaaaatcccaatcagGAACATATTCTatgaataattttctttttacttgTCCCTTGGATTGATTCCTGTTGGGTTTGGTTCAGATATCGAAATGATGAAAGAAAGGTTTTCTAAGCTTCTTTTGGGTGAAGATATGTCTGGTGGAGGGAAGGGTGTTTCATCAGCTCTAGCTTTGTCAAATGCCATTACCAACCTTGCAGGTGCTTTCAATCTTTCCACGAAACTGCattcatttcctttctttgttACTATAAACATAAGAGCCTCATACATTTTGCCTATATATGTAGAATATGAACTGCATATGTTCTATTATTATGTAAAAATTAATAGCTtgtgaattttcttcttctttctaatttAAACAGCTTCCGTCTTCGGTGAACAAAAGCGATTGGAGCCCATGAATCCTGAGAGGAAAGTAAGGTGGAGAAAAGAAATTGATTGGCTTCTATCTGTCACTGATCACATTGTTGAATTTGTCCCTTCCCAACAGCAAACCAAAGATGGACCATGTGTGGAGGTGATATACTTCTCCCTGAAATTCTTTATTGATCAATTTTGCATATATAGCCTCTTCTCACACTGTTGATCTCTTATTGACCAAATAGATAATGGTGACACGCCAACGAACTGATCTGCATATGAATATCCCTGCCCTGCGAAAACTTGATGCAATGCTTATTGTAAGCCCATGATCCCTTTAAGATTTGAATGCTTTGGAGCTTGTGAGGATAATTGATGCTAatgtttccctttcttttccaaTATTGGATTCATGATTAACAGGACTACCTAGATAACTTTAAAGACCAGAATGAGTTCTGGTATGTATCAAGAGATTCTGATGATGCTGAAAATGGAAATAGGAATGAAGATAAATGGTGGCTACCCACTGCTAAGGTCCCACCTGAGGGTCTATCTGATGTATCAAGAAAATGGCTGCTTTTCCAAAAGGAGTCTGTGAACCAAGTACTGAAAGCAGCAATGGCCATAAATGCCCAAGTTCTATCAGAGATGGCAATTCCTGAAAACTATATTGAATCCCTGCCAAAGGT
This genomic stretch from Macadamia integrifolia cultivar HAES 741 chromosome 2, SCU_Mint_v3, whole genome shotgun sequence harbors:
- the LOC122072190 gene encoding rho guanine nucleotide exchange factor 8-like encodes the protein MVRAFEQDHTIQKSKSFHFKGMFEMTGRQAQSLIIDSYKARSMVDDQVTFRSQGSKTSSDKENQPIGSALNRSNDVAPKSRLGREGGGGQAKDRNSDIEMMKERFSKLLLGEDMSGGGKGVSSALALSNAITNLAASVFGEQKRLEPMNPERKVRWRKEIDWLLSVTDHIVEFVPSQQQTKDGPCVEIMVTRQRTDLHMNIPALRKLDAMLIDYLDNFKDQNEFWYVSRDSDDAENGNRNEDKWWLPTAKVPPEGLSDVSRKWLLFQKESVNQVLKAAMAINAQVLSEMAIPENYIESLPKNGRASLGDSIYKSITVEYFDPEQFLTTMDLSTEHKILDLKNRIEASIVIWKRKMVHKDGKSSWGSAVSLEKRELFEERAESILVLLKQRFPGIPQSALDISKIQYNRDVGQSVLESYSRILESLAFTVMSRIEDVLYADSLARDPSLAESDRKLSVNSLAIGRVKFPDAEEEIQKLNSIDTPTSMTLSDFMGWHLDQGETELKKDSSENVEDYWKDEEKPMSKPANIVTNKKVSYIEKLEILGGLRSPTSRH